A DNA window from Sporosarcina sp. ANT_H38 contains the following coding sequences:
- the leuD gene encoding 3-isopropylmalate dehydratase small subunit has protein sequence MEPINEVVSVITPLDRKNVDTDQIISKEFLKRIERTGFGKYLFYHWRHHADGSEVEEFILNDKRFKGSKILVAQENFGCGSSREHAPWSILDYGFNVVIAPSFADIFYNNCMKNGLLPIKLKMSEVEELLVNGQRNPYSVEVNLVEQTVTGQDGKSYSFNIDPYYKEMLLNGWDEISLTFKYEEQIANYEKQLQKA, from the coding sequence ATGGAACCGATTAATGAAGTCGTAAGCGTTATAACGCCGCTCGATCGTAAAAACGTCGATACCGATCAGATAATATCAAAAGAGTTCTTGAAGCGAATTGAACGGACTGGATTCGGGAAGTATTTATTTTATCATTGGCGGCATCACGCGGACGGAAGCGAAGTGGAAGAGTTCATCTTGAATGATAAGCGGTTCAAAGGATCTAAAATCCTCGTCGCCCAAGAAAACTTCGGTTGCGGCTCCTCGCGTGAACATGCACCATGGTCAATTTTAGATTATGGATTCAATGTCGTCATCGCGCCAAGCTTTGCGGATATCTTCTATAATAACTGTATGAAAAACGGCTTGCTTCCGATTAAGTTGAAAATGTCGGAAGTAGAAGAGTTGTTAGTAAATGGTCAAAGAAATCCCTATTCAGTAGAAGTAAATCTAGTTGAACAGACGGTAACGGGGCAGGATGGCAAGTCCTATTCGTTTAATATAGACCCGTACTATAAAGAAATGTTATTAAATGGTTGGGATGAAATATCCTTGACCTTCAAATATGAAGAACAAATTGCAAACTATGAGAAGCAACTTCAAAAGGCGTAA
- the leuC gene encoding 3-isopropylmalate dehydratase large subunit, giving the protein MAQNIIEKIWNQHIVYEEQGKPDLLYIDLHLLHEVTSPQAFEGLRLANRTVRRPDLCFATMDHNVPTRNRDAIKDPIARKQINTLQTNCDEFGIPLANMDHPDQGIVHIIGPELGLTQPGKTIVCGDSHTSTHGAFGAIAFGIGTSEVEHVLSTQTLWQSKPKTMEIRINGDLGFGVAAKDVILAIIAKYGIDMGTGHIVEFTGEAIRNFTMEERMTVCNMSIEAGAKAGLISPDETTIAYLKNRRYVPEAEAFDEAAAYWLSLATDEGAAYDTVLEMNAGEIEPFVTWGTNPSMGSGISASVPYARDFKVESDKDALKQALTYMGLEEGVPLTSIDIQHVFIGSCTNARISDLRAAAKVIEGKKVHPSVTAIVVPGSRTVKMQAEDEGLDAVFLEAGFEWRESGCSMCLAMNDDVVPAGERCASTSNRNFEGRQGMGARTHLVSPAMAAASAIAGHFVDVRELQAVHA; this is encoded by the coding sequence ATGGCACAAAATATTATCGAGAAAATCTGGAATCAGCATATCGTATACGAAGAACAAGGGAAGCCTGATTTGCTCTATATCGATCTTCATTTATTGCATGAAGTAACTTCTCCGCAGGCATTTGAAGGGCTGCGACTTGCGAATCGTACTGTGCGCAGACCCGACCTCTGTTTTGCGACGATGGATCATAACGTTCCAACACGAAACCGCGATGCGATTAAAGATCCGATTGCACGAAAACAAATCAACACATTACAAACGAATTGTGATGAATTCGGAATTCCTCTTGCGAATATGGATCATCCAGATCAAGGGATTGTCCATATTATTGGGCCAGAACTTGGATTGACGCAACCTGGCAAAACAATTGTCTGCGGCGATAGCCATACATCTACACATGGTGCGTTCGGGGCAATTGCATTCGGCATCGGTACAAGTGAAGTTGAGCATGTTCTTTCAACACAAACATTGTGGCAATCAAAACCGAAAACGATGGAAATCCGCATTAACGGGGATCTTGGATTTGGTGTAGCTGCGAAAGATGTTATTTTAGCGATTATTGCTAAATACGGCATCGATATGGGCACAGGTCATATTGTCGAATTTACAGGTGAAGCAATCCGCAATTTCACGATGGAAGAACGGATGACCGTTTGTAATATGTCTATTGAAGCAGGTGCAAAAGCCGGTTTAATAAGCCCGGATGAAACGACTATTGCCTATTTAAAAAATCGTAGATATGTTCCGGAAGCTGAAGCTTTTGATGAAGCCGCGGCATATTGGTTGTCACTGGCTACAGATGAGGGCGCGGCGTATGATACTGTTCTTGAAATGAACGCGGGTGAAATCGAACCGTTCGTGACTTGGGGAACCAACCCTTCAATGGGCTCTGGTATTTCAGCTAGTGTGCCTTACGCGCGGGACTTTAAAGTGGAATCTGATAAAGACGCACTGAAACAGGCACTAACTTATATGGGCCTTGAAGAAGGAGTTCCGTTGACGTCCATTGACATCCAGCACGTATTCATAGGTTCGTGTACGAACGCGAGAATAAGCGATCTGCGTGCAGCGGCAAAAGTGATTGAAGGGAAGAAAGTTCACCCCTCTGTTACGGCAATCGTCGTACCTGGATCACGCACAGTTAAAATGCAGGCGGAAGATGAAGGCCTTGATGCCGTATTTCTTGAAGCTGGTTTCGAGTGGCGGGAATCTGGTTGCAGTATGTGTCTAGCGATGAATGATGATGTTGTGCCAGCAGGAGAACGATGCGCTTCTACTTCGAATCGGAATTTTGAAGGACGTCAAGGAATGGGGGCACGTACACATCTTGTAAGCCCGGCCATGGCAGCGGCTTCAGCAATTGCGGGTCATTTTGTAGATGTACGTGAATTACAAGCGGTGCATGCATAA
- the leuB gene encoding 3-isopropylmalate dehydrogenase produces MEKKVAVLPGDGIGPEVTEAAVKVLEVIARRFNHTFHIEYGVIGGAAIDKHQNPLPDETVALCEASEAVLLGAVGGPKWDQNPSAMRPEKGLLAIRKHFDLFANLRPVKAVPSLLHASPLKEEVAKNVDMMIVRELTGGLYFGEPSRRTADAAVDSLVYSREEIERIVVKAFEIARLRRGKVASVDKANVLETSKLWREVVEEKKKAYPDIEVEHMLVDSTAMKLITNPAAFDVVVTENMFGDILSDEASVITGSLGVLPSASIRSDGFGLYEPVHGSAPEIAGLGLANPAAAILSVAMMLKYSFNLDTEASAIEEAVNTVFEDGFFTADLVEPGNRVLSTKEWTDKVIGELDTQFVSNSIMFSYV; encoded by the coding sequence ATGGAGAAGAAAGTAGCAGTATTACCAGGTGATGGAATCGGCCCAGAAGTGACTGAAGCTGCAGTGAAAGTGCTTGAAGTGATTGCAAGACGTTTTAACCACACATTCCATATAGAATACGGAGTGATTGGCGGCGCTGCAATTGATAAACATCAAAATCCGCTTCCAGATGAAACAGTAGCACTTTGTGAAGCGAGTGAAGCAGTACTTCTTGGCGCTGTAGGCGGTCCGAAATGGGATCAAAATCCTTCGGCAATGAGACCGGAAAAAGGACTACTTGCAATTCGAAAACATTTCGACTTGTTTGCAAATCTTCGGCCTGTGAAAGCTGTGCCATCCTTGCTCCATGCATCTCCTCTAAAAGAAGAAGTGGCGAAAAACGTAGATATGATGATTGTAAGGGAATTGACAGGCGGTCTGTATTTCGGAGAACCGAGTCGACGGACGGCAGATGCTGCAGTGGATTCACTCGTTTATTCACGCGAAGAGATTGAACGTATTGTTGTAAAAGCGTTTGAAATTGCTCGCTTGCGCAGAGGAAAAGTTGCTTCTGTTGATAAAGCAAATGTGCTTGAAACGAGTAAGTTATGGCGTGAAGTTGTTGAAGAGAAAAAGAAAGCTTATCCCGATATTGAAGTGGAGCATATGTTAGTCGATTCTACTGCTATGAAACTGATTACAAACCCGGCAGCATTTGATGTTGTCGTTACGGAAAATATGTTTGGGGACATTTTGAGTGATGAAGCATCCGTCATTACGGGATCATTAGGCGTACTTCCATCAGCGAGTATTCGTTCGGACGGATTTGGTCTATACGAGCCTGTCCATGGTTCCGCACCTGAAATTGCGGGACTCGGATTGGCAAATCCAGCGGCAGCGATTCTATCTGTTGCAATGATGTTGAAGTATTCATTTAACCTGGATACGGAAGCATCAGCAATTGAAGAAGCAGTTAACACGGTGTTCGAAGACGGTTTCTTCACAGCGGATCTTGTAGAACCTGGTAACCGGGTTTTATCAACAAAAGAATGGACGGACAAAGTCATTGGCGAACTTGATACACAATTCGTCTCAAATAGCATTATGTTTTCATATGTTTAA
- a CDS encoding 2-isopropylmalate synthase, giving the protein MRKIDIFDTTLRDGEQSAGINLNTAEKLEIARQLEKFGATIIEAGFPASSPGDFEAVQRIANVVKKSTVTGLARAMKSDIETSWEALRGAEQPHLHVFLATSPIHMEYKLQKTPDQVVEIAVEAVKYARKFFPQVQWSAEDAFRSDREFLLRIINQVIAAGASVINIPDTVGYATPHEYGALFKFLKENVTGIDKVKLSAHCHDDLGFAVANSIAAIENGADQVEGTINGIGERAGNAALEEIAVALHIRKDYYGLETGINLHEIKRTSQLVSQLTGVIIQPNKAIVGKNAFAHESGIHQDGYLKNRQTYEIITPELIGGKTEPLALGKHSGRHAFSDRAISMGFDLSADKLNEAFVEFKKLADRKKEITEDDLFVLFTDQQIQNNDVPVYKFKDVQVQYAIANVPSATVTAVNPNGETVTAAATGSGSVEAIFNTLEMLVEGEVHILDYRVTSIGKGRDALGEAVVNLSINGEVSIGRDVAQDVLGASAKAYFNAINRQLIKKQAKTKVTVV; this is encoded by the coding sequence GTGCGAAAAATTGACATATTTGACACAACTCTTCGGGACGGTGAACAATCTGCAGGTATTAATCTAAATACAGCAGAGAAATTAGAAATCGCACGGCAGCTAGAAAAATTCGGGGCTACAATCATTGAAGCAGGGTTTCCTGCTTCATCCCCGGGTGATTTTGAAGCGGTGCAGCGCATTGCTAACGTAGTGAAAAAGTCGACGGTAACTGGTCTTGCCCGCGCAATGAAAAGCGATATCGAAACATCTTGGGAAGCACTTCGTGGTGCTGAACAACCTCATCTACATGTGTTTTTAGCAACTTCACCTATCCATATGGAATATAAGCTCCAGAAAACGCCTGACCAGGTCGTAGAAATCGCAGTAGAAGCTGTGAAATATGCACGCAAGTTCTTTCCACAAGTTCAGTGGTCTGCGGAAGATGCATTCCGCTCAGATCGTGAGTTCTTATTACGAATCATCAATCAAGTAATTGCTGCCGGTGCATCAGTTATCAATATCCCTGATACGGTTGGTTATGCAACACCTCATGAATACGGTGCATTGTTCAAGTTTTTGAAAGAAAACGTAACTGGCATTGATAAAGTGAAGTTATCTGCACATTGTCATGATGATTTAGGGTTTGCTGTAGCTAACTCAATCGCAGCGATTGAAAATGGAGCAGACCAAGTCGAAGGTACCATCAATGGTATTGGAGAGCGTGCAGGAAATGCTGCGCTTGAAGAAATTGCAGTTGCACTCCATATTCGTAAAGATTATTACGGATTGGAAACAGGTATTAATTTACATGAAATTAAGCGCACAAGTCAGCTAGTTAGCCAACTGACTGGCGTTATCATACAGCCTAACAAAGCGATTGTCGGCAAAAATGCATTTGCGCATGAGTCGGGAATTCATCAGGATGGCTACCTGAAAAACCGCCAGACGTATGAAATTATTACACCAGAATTAATTGGCGGTAAAACTGAACCGCTTGCGCTTGGTAAACACTCTGGCAGACATGCATTCAGTGACCGAGCCATTTCAATGGGCTTCGATCTTAGTGCTGACAAGCTGAATGAAGCGTTTGTTGAATTTAAGAAACTTGCTGACCGTAAGAAAGAAATTACAGAAGATGATCTATTTGTGTTATTTACAGATCAGCAAATTCAAAATAATGATGTACCTGTTTATAAATTTAAAGATGTTCAAGTGCAATATGCAATTGCAAATGTTCCATCTGCAACAGTTACAGCTGTTAATCCAAATGGGGAAACGGTGACTGCGGCAGCAACAGGTTCAGGATCGGTTGAAGCAATTTTCAATACACTGGAAATGCTTGTTGAAGGTGAAGTTCATATTCTGGATTACCGTGTCACATCGATTGGCAAAGGACGCGATGCACTTGGCGAAGCGGTTGTTAATCTAAGTATTAATGGCGAGGTGTCGATTGGACGCGATGTCGCACAGGATGTGTTAGGTGCATCTGCAAAGGCATACTTTAATGCCATCAACCGACAATTAATCAAAAAGCAAGCAAAAACGAAAGTAACTGTGGTTTAA
- the ilvC gene encoding ketol-acid reductoisomerase: protein MTKMYYNQDINEGLLKDKLVAIIGYGSQGHAHAQNLNDSGFNVVVGVREGKSFDQAKQDGLKVLPVREAAEEADVIMILLPDERQKQVYDEEIEPALAAGKSLVFAHGFNVHFGQIVPPADVDVFLVAPKGPGHLVRRTFEAGAGVPALFAVYQDVSGQAKDVALAYAKAIGSARGGVLETTFKEETETDLFGEQAVLCGGLTSLVKAGFETLVEAGYQPELAYFETLHETKLIVDLMYEGGMAGMRYSISDTAEWGDFVSGPRIVDADTKARMKDVLTDIQSGKFAREWIAENENGRPNFNKFEETEAQHEIEVVGKKLRAMMPFVNEGAKSKEEEVVGSAKN from the coding sequence ATGACTAAAATGTATTATAACCAAGATATCAACGAAGGACTTTTGAAAGATAAGCTAGTTGCAATCATCGGATACGGATCACAAGGCCATGCTCATGCACAAAACTTGAATGACTCTGGATTTAATGTTGTTGTCGGTGTACGCGAAGGGAAATCTTTTGATCAGGCAAAACAAGACGGACTAAAAGTATTACCTGTACGTGAAGCTGCTGAAGAAGCGGACGTTATCATGATCCTACTGCCAGATGAAAGACAGAAGCAAGTATATGACGAAGAAATCGAACCAGCACTTGCAGCAGGAAAATCACTTGTTTTCGCACACGGATTCAACGTTCACTTCGGTCAAATCGTTCCACCAGCTGATGTTGACGTATTCCTAGTTGCGCCAAAAGGACCTGGACATCTCGTTCGCAGAACATTCGAAGCCGGTGCAGGTGTTCCAGCATTGTTTGCAGTGTATCAAGACGTTTCGGGTCAAGCGAAGGACGTTGCACTTGCCTATGCAAAAGCGATTGGATCTGCACGTGGCGGCGTACTTGAAACTACTTTCAAAGAAGAAACTGAAACAGATCTATTCGGGGAACAAGCGGTACTATGCGGCGGGTTGACTTCACTTGTCAAAGCTGGTTTTGAAACGCTAGTAGAAGCAGGTTACCAACCTGAACTTGCGTACTTTGAAACTTTGCACGAAACAAAACTGATTGTGGATCTTATGTATGAAGGCGGAATGGCGGGTATGCGCTACTCAATCTCAGATACAGCTGAGTGGGGAGATTTCGTTTCAGGTCCACGTATCGTTGACGCAGATACAAAAGCACGCATGAAAGATGTACTAACAGACATTCAATCAGGTAAATTTGCGAGAGAATGGATTGCAGAAAACGAAAATGGTCGTCCAAACTTCAATAAATTTGAAGAAACGGAAGCACAGCATGAAATTGAAGTAGTAGGTAAAAAACTTCGTGCAATGATGCCTTTCGTCAATGAAGGTGCAAAATCAAAAGAGGAAGAAGTGGTGGGTAGTGCGAAAAATTGA